A region of the Desulfobacter postgatei 2ac9 genome:
GCAAGGATACTGATTGTGGGCGGTGCCGGAGAGATGGGGCGTCTGTTTGTTCGATTTTTCACCGAAACCGGATACCAGGTGGAGATCCTGGATAAAAATGACTGGGACCGGGCCCAAGGTCTGTGTCAAAACGCAGACCTTGTCATTGTCTGTGTCCCCATTAACGTCACCGTCAAGGTCATTGAGCAATTAGCCCCCCTGATGCGGCCGGATGCGGTGCTCACAGATCTGACTTCGGTCAAGACGCTCCCTCTTGAAGCCATGTGCCGGGCACACAAGGGTCCTGTGCTGGGCCTGCACCCCCTTTTCGGCCCCACCACGAACAACCTGGACAAGCAGATCATTGCGGCATGTGCCGGACAAGACGAGGATGCCTGCCAGTGGGTTATTGACCAGCTGGTTGCCTGGGGCGCGGTGGTTGTTGAAGCAAGTGCCCGGGAACATGACCAGATCATGGAAATTGTCCAGGCCCTGCGGCATTTTGCCACGTTCAGTTTCGGCAGTTTTCTTTACCGCCAGGGCATACCCATTAAACGCACCCTTGAATTCTCAAGCCCGATCTACCGCCTGGAACTGGGCATGGTGGGCAGGCTTTTTGCCCAGGACCCTGATCTTTACGCAGAAATCATTTTTGCCACACCTGAACGACGTCAACTGTTAAAAACATTTGTTCAGTCCTTGACACAGTTCTTTGATATGCTTGAATCCGGAGACAAACAAGCGTTTATTAAAGAATTTAACCAGATCGCTGAATGGTTCGGACCCTTTGGCAACCAGGCCCTGCGTGAAAGCACCTATTTTATAAACAAACTGATTGAACGGTTTTAAAAAACGCAGTCAACAGGCTGTTAATCCGCATCATCCCCGTACAGCTTAAGTTTTTTAAGCAATGTTTTCCGGGTAATCCCAAGTCTTCGGGCAGCTTCGCTCTTATTTCCCCCGGCTGCAGCCAGGGTGGATAAGATGGCCCGTTCCTCCACCTTGGCCAGGGCGATATTTTCAAGATTCAATTCTGCATTCCTTGCCGGTTCTGCCTCCTCATCTGAAATAAAGGAGAGGTCAGGCCTGCAAAGGTAGTCGGTTCTGGCCATGACCACGCCGCGTTCCACGGCGTTCATCAGTTCCCGGACATTGCCGGGCCACTCATACCGTATCAGGGTATCCATGGCATTGGGAGAGAATCCCTTGATGTCCCTGCGGTTTTTCCGGGCAAACTCATCGAGGAAGTGGATGGCAAGTTCCGGGATATCCTCGGGGCGCCGACGCAACGGCGGAATATCAATGTGTACCACATTAAGCCGGTAATAAAGATCTTCCCTGAACGTTTTTTTTGCGGACATCTCTTTTAAATCCCTGTTGGTGGCGGCAATCACCCTCACATCCACGGCAAGGCTTTGTTCCGAGCCCACGGGGGCAATCTCTTTTTCCTGGATGACCCGCAGCAGCTTTGCCTGCATGGCAAGGCTCATCTCACCGATCTCATCGAGCAGAATACTGCCTTTGTCCGCCAAAAGAAACTTGCCCTTGCGTTTTTTATCGGCCCCGGTGAATGCGCCCCGTTCATGGCCGAACAGTTCTGATTCCAAAAGGGTTTCGGTGATGGCTGCACAGTTGATCCGGATGTAGGGGTGCTGCCTTCTCATGCTGTTGTTGTGAAGGGCGGCAGCCACAAGTTCCTTTCCTGTGCCGGATTCCCCTGTGACAAGCACATTGGCATCGGTGGGGGCCACCATGTGTATGGTATCCAGCAGTGCTTTCATGACAGGGCTTTTGCCCAGGATATCGTGGTGAAAGGTGCTGGTTTCCAACTGTTTTTTCAGGTCCTGATTTTCGTTTTTCAGGTAAAGGCGCTCAAACACCCGATCCACGGTGAGTTTAAGCTTGTCAAAATCAAGGGGTTTGGTCAGGTAATCATAGGCCCCGATTTTCAGCGCCCGGACGGCCGTATCCACCGAGGAATAGGCGGTCATGATGATCACAGGAAGGGCCGGGTTAAAGGCATGAATTTTGGCCAGAGCGTCCATGCCGGACATTTTCACCATTTTCATATCCATGAGCACCAGGCCAAAGGGGCTGTTTGTCACCGCGTCCACACCGTCATCTCCGTCCGGGGCAACCTGAACGGCATATCCCCACCCTTTCATCAGGGTTCTAAGCATGGTGGCATGGGCTGTATCATCATCCACCACCAGCACGGTCTTGTCACTCATCAACATATCCTTAATCTTGTCTATTTTATTGATTTATTGTCAGACGCTGCCATGACCGCCCCATTAACAGGCAGGATGATATAAAACACGGTGCCCTTTGAAGGCCGACTTTCCACCCGGATATCTCCTTTGAGATTTTCAACAATCCTGTGAACAATGGATAACCCGAGACCGGTTCCCTTGGCCCGGGTGGTAAAATAGGGGTCAAATACTTTTTCAAGATCTTTTGCCGGGATGCCGCAGCCGTTGTCCGCCACCCGGATTTCAATATCATCTTGTACATCGGCCACGCCTATTTCAAGGATTCCGCCGCTGTCCATGGCATTTAAGGCATTCATGTACAAATTGAGCAGCACCTGGCAGATCCGTTCCGGATCCGTATGAATGGTTTCTCTTCTGGTGCGGATATCTGTTTCAACCCGGATCTTTTTTTTCTCAAGGTCATGGGAAACCAGTTTAAGGGAATGGCGGATAAGGGGTTCAATCCGGGTCTGCTTGATCTCCACCGCCATGGGCTTGGCAAATTCCAGCAATTGGGTGATGGAGCGATTCATACGTTCCACTTCCTGGACCATAATTTTTGCAATTTCCACGTCCTCGGGTTCATTTTCATACTGCCGGGAAAAATAGGTGGCAAAGCCCTTGATGGAACTTAACGGATTTCTGATTTCATGCGCCACACCTGCGGCAAGTTTTCCTATGGCCGCTAAACGCCGATTGGTTTCCACCTGTTTTTTCAAATCCCGGATCTGGGTCAGATCCCTGAATAAAAGGACAAAACCCTGGATCTGATCTTCGTCTGCCGGAATGGCCGAAACCGTCATATCCAGCCGGAGCTCGCCTTGCTCTTTTGGGTTCAACGCCACTTCCCCGGACGCAACGCCTCCTGACCCCGTAATCTTAGCCGCCATGGCAGCCATCTGGGGATAGGCTTTTTCAGGAATTTCACCCAGGATCTTTTCAGCAGCGCGGTTGGCGGACGTCACATTAAAATTCGTATCCAGGGTGATGAGGCCCGAGGGCATATTCTGAACCACATTGTCGGAAAACGCCATAACCTGTTCCAGGGATGACTGGGCAGCCCAGTAAGCCTGGAGGGCAAACAGGGCAATAATGCCCGAACAGCAGAAAACAAAGAACAAAAGTCCTCTGATGACGATATTCTTAAATCCCTGGGCCTGGGCCGCCTGCACCCCGGCCATGGACATTCCGGCAAAAATATAGTGATCAGTCTGCCCAAATGCGCCGAAAGCCGGCCTGGCCGAGCTTTCAGGACCAAGCGGGCCAGGCGGCCCGGGCGGCATATTTCCGTAGCCGTAGCCATAGCTGGGATCGGGACCGTGGCCGGCTGCCCATCCTCGACCTCTGAGCCTGGGATTAAATGGAACAAAGCGCTTGGCCAATTCCAGAACCGGCCCATCCTGGGTATTCAGGGAGCGGCTGGAGATTCGATGGGGATCCATGGGTAACGACGCAAGGTCTGGCCACCCGTCATAAATTTTACCCACCATGGCGGCATCGGAATGGGCGACGATCTTTCCCATGGCATCGGTGATCATGATATAGGCAACATCAGGCTGACCTGCGGTCTCCTCCAACATGGACTGAAGCCGTTCGATACCCCACTGCATGGACCCCAGACCAATCCGGGTGCCGGCCTCAAATGTACGGATTAACGAGGTGCCTGTGATTAAAAACCGCTCCCGGATAAACTCATCCTGCTTTTTAACCCGGTCCAGGGTCATCAGGATAAACACAGGCAACAGCACAACCAGAACACCCACCATCACCAGAGGCGGTACTAACCCCGGCATTTTTGGGGTGATATTTAATTTAAATCTATTCATTGGGTCAACACAGATATATGGAACGTATATTTTTTACCCGATTGTATACCCTTACCTGGATAAAAAGTACACACTATATTTGATTTTTTAAAATATAGTCTGGTATGGTAGTTAGACGCCAATGGCCTGGTACAAAACGACTTCAATGAATACCGACATGAATGGCACACCACTTGCATTATAATTTTGCAGCGATGATCATAAAAATTAAGATCATCAAAGCACGAATGACGGAATATAAACCAAGGGCCACAAGGAGGCATTATGAAAAAAACATTAGCCGCATTAACCATCCTGATTGTTACATGCAGCTTTTCCGCCGGTGCATTTGCAACGCCCCCAAAACAGGGTAAAGAAAAGGGATTAAGGCAGGACAGAGCCCGTGCGTGCATGAACCTGACCGATGAACAGCAAAAACAGCTTCGCGAGCTGCATCAAAAATTTACTGATGACACTTATGAAATGCGTACAAACATTATGAACCTGGATCAGCAGATCCTCATGTACATGGAAACATCCAACCCTGATCCGGCAAAACTGAAATCCATGGTCATGGAAAAAGCGGATTTAGGAAAAGACCTGGCAGTTAAACGTTTGGAATTTGCCCTGGATGCCGGAAAAATATCTCCGGAATTAAAATGCATGGCCATGATGGGCCGAGGATTTGGCGGCCCTGGTACTGGTATGGGATACGGCCCCGGCCGCTATCATGGATTTGGCAGAGGTGCCGGATTTAATGATGGTTCTGGCCCGGGATTTGACGATCCCCAAGATAAGACCCCCTCAGAAAACAACTAATACATACCCACCGCTCTACGATATTCCCCTCCATCAACTACCTTCTCTCCTGTCCCCCCGGGTAACACACCCGGGGGGACCCTTTTTTCAATGTATTATTCTTGTTCCACAGGATTTTCAAGCACGCCAATGCCTTCAATTTCAACCTCCATCCGATCTCCCGGCGCCAGAAACACGCGGGGTTTACGGGTAAAGCCCACCCCTTCGGGTGTTCCTGTCAGGATCAGGGTGCCGGGCAAAAGGGTTGAAGACTGGGAGAGGTAGGAGATCATATTTGCGATGCTGAATACCATGTCGCTGGTGTTGCTGTCCTGCATGACTTCACCGTTCAGACGTAACTTAATGGCAAGGCTCTGGGGCTCGGGAATTTCGTCTGCAGTGGTCATGACCGGCCCGCAGGGACAAAAGGTGTCATAACTTTTTCCCCGGGTCCACTGGAATCCACCGGCATGTTTCTGCCACCGCCGGGCAGAGACGTCATTGGTACAGGTATAGCCGAGCACATAATCCAGGGCATCTTCCTCGGACACATTTTTAGCGGCCTTTTTAATGATTACCCCAAGCTCGGCTTCGTAATCCACCTCGGGCGGATCTGACGCACATTTCGGGATCACGACCGGATCTTTGTGCCCTGCAAGGGACCCGGGATATTTCATAAAAATAGCTGGATATTTTGGGATTTCCTGGCCGGTCTCTTCTGCATGACGCCGGTAATTAAGGCCGATGCAGATAATGGACGAAGGTTCCACCGGGGGCAAAATTTTTACGACCGCCACCCGTTCACCGGTATCGCTGAAACCATAGTCCGCAGACTGTTCCACCAGACTGGCTGTTTTTCCGTCCCAATCGCACCCAATGACTTCCTTACCCTGTTGGGTAATAAAACGAATGATCTTCATTTAAGGCTCCTTTATTCTTTTTATTTCATGGGTTATATTCATAGCCGGAAATCAACACATCCGGCAAGGAAAAAATGAAATCTATTTTCACAGGCAGTATACACAATGAAAACAGCAGAAAGCAGGCCGATCTCATCCTGGTGGTCCTGGCTTCCCAGTCCGTCAGGGCGGTTATTGAGACAGGCCCTGACGGCTTGTGCAATATCCTTGTACCCGATGACGATGTTTTTAAGGCCCAACAGCAACTGAAAAAATACGCAAGGGAAAACAAGGAGATCCCAAGGCAGCCCCCCGATGTGCCGACCAGGATTTTTTTCTCCCCCGCCGCCCTGATAACGGCCTTTTTTCTATCAGCCATCCATTACATCATCACTACCCGGGGCCTCCACAGCGGTTATGGCGGCGGCGGGACTCCTTGGGGCCCGGCGCATGACCATTGGCGAAAAATCAGGTCAATCCGTATGTCCAAAACTCAAAGGAGTGGCCCCCTTTGCCGCGGCAGCCACACTTACCGCCATGTTCAGCCATGGTGAAAATACCGACGTATCTGCCCACCTGTTTGGTTTTCTTGCCGGTACCGGAATCGGCCTGTGTTATTATCCGTTGTCTGCACCGTTATCAGGTCCGGTAATCGGCCGGATCAGTTTGGGCATTGTCCTGGTAATTTTGTGCACGGCGTTTCTCCAGGGTCTTTTGACCTTTCTGCCGGGGTAACGGGTTGGGGACCCTTTACTTTTTAATGGACCGGTTAAGCTTTCGGACAAAACTGACCGGTACGGCATAGGCGATTCCCGTGGGCTCTTTAAGGACGTATTCTTTTTTCCCTTTGACAAAAACCTTATTGATCACTCCGACAACTTCTCCGGTGGCAATCCGATAGACCGGGCTTCCGCTGTTCCCCGGAAAGGCAACGGCATCAAGCTGGATAATCTCCCATGGGTCTTCAAGGTATTTGATCATCTCTCCTTTGATCAGGCTGCCGTGGGGGGTGGGCAGAATAACCGGCGCAATGGCCGAAACAATACCTGTGTGGGT
Encoded here:
- the tyrA gene encoding bifunctional chorismate mutase/prephenate dehydrogenase — its product is MTKDNASFAQQIKPFRDEIDDIDAEIISLLSKRRKQVEKIVEVKKAHKVPIYHPAREEDVISRLRGKASDMDVDPDLVESLYRTIMHQSRKSQTRVSKTSLIRPQARILIVGGAGEMGRLFVRFFTETGYQVEILDKNDWDRAQGLCQNADLVIVCVPINVTVKVIEQLAPLMRPDAVLTDLTSVKTLPLEAMCRAHKGPVLGLHPLFGPTTNNLDKQIIAACAGQDEDACQWVIDQLVAWGAVVVEASAREHDQIMEIVQALRHFATFSFGSFLYRQGIPIKRTLEFSSPIYRLELGMVGRLFAQDPDLYAEIIFATPERRQLLKTFVQSLTQFFDMLESGDKQAFIKEFNQIAEWFGPFGNQALRESTYFINKLIERF
- a CDS encoding sigma-54-dependent transcriptional regulator, whose protein sequence is MSDKTVLVVDDDTAHATMLRTLMKGWGYAVQVAPDGDDGVDAVTNSPFGLVLMDMKMVKMSGMDALAKIHAFNPALPVIIMTAYSSVDTAVRALKIGAYDYLTKPLDFDKLKLTVDRVFERLYLKNENQDLKKQLETSTFHHDILGKSPVMKALLDTIHMVAPTDANVLVTGESGTGKELVAAALHNNSMRRQHPYIRINCAAITETLLESELFGHERGAFTGADKKRKGKFLLADKGSILLDEIGEMSLAMQAKLLRVIQEKEIAPVGSEQSLAVDVRVIAATNRDLKEMSAKKTFREDLYYRLNVVHIDIPPLRRRPEDIPELAIHFLDEFARKNRRDIKGFSPNAMDTLIRYEWPGNVRELMNAVERGVVMARTDYLCRPDLSFISDEEAEPARNAELNLENIALAKVEERAILSTLAAAGGNKSEAARRLGITRKTLLKKLKLYGDDAD
- a CDS encoding ATP-binding protein — translated: MNRFKLNITPKMPGLVPPLVMVGVLVVLLPVFILMTLDRVKKQDEFIRERFLITGTSLIRTFEAGTRIGLGSMQWGIERLQSMLEETAGQPDVAYIMITDAMGKIVAHSDAAMVGKIYDGWPDLASLPMDPHRISSRSLNTQDGPVLELAKRFVPFNPRLRGRGWAAGHGPDPSYGYGYGNMPPGPPGPLGPESSARPAFGAFGQTDHYIFAGMSMAGVQAAQAQGFKNIVIRGLLFFVFCCSGIIALFALQAYWAAQSSLEQVMAFSDNVVQNMPSGLITLDTNFNVTSANRAAEKILGEIPEKAYPQMAAMAAKITGSGGVASGEVALNPKEQGELRLDMTVSAIPADEDQIQGFVLLFRDLTQIRDLKKQVETNRRLAAIGKLAAGVAHEIRNPLSSIKGFATYFSRQYENEPEDVEIAKIMVQEVERMNRSITQLLEFAKPMAVEIKQTRIEPLIRHSLKLVSHDLEKKKIRVETDIRTRRETIHTDPERICQVLLNLYMNALNAMDSGGILEIGVADVQDDIEIRVADNGCGIPAKDLEKVFDPYFTTRAKGTGLGLSIVHRIVENLKGDIRVESRPSKGTVFYIILPVNGAVMAASDNKSIK
- a CDS encoding Spy/CpxP family protein refolding chaperone, translated to MKKTLAALTILIVTCSFSAGAFATPPKQGKEKGLRQDRARACMNLTDEQQKQLRELHQKFTDDTYEMRTNIMNLDQQILMYMETSNPDPAKLKSMVMEKADLGKDLAVKRLEFALDAGKISPELKCMAMMGRGFGGPGTGMGYGPGRYHGFGRGAGFNDGSGPGFDDPQDKTPSENN
- a CDS encoding fumarylacetoacetate hydrolase family protein; the protein is MKIIRFITQQGKEVIGCDWDGKTASLVEQSADYGFSDTGERVAVVKILPPVEPSSIICIGLNYRRHAEETGQEIPKYPAIFMKYPGSLAGHKDPVVIPKCASDPPEVDYEAELGVIIKKAAKNVSEEDALDYVLGYTCTNDVSARRWQKHAGGFQWTRGKSYDTFCPCGPVMTTADEIPEPQSLAIKLRLNGEVMQDSNTSDMVFSIANMISYLSQSSTLLPGTLILTGTPEGVGFTRKPRVFLAPGDRMEVEIEGIGVLENPVEQE